One segment of Pseudomonas asgharzadehiana DNA contains the following:
- a CDS encoding c-type cytochrome produces the protein MQASIIGTAMALLLLIATRAAATPDAARLEHLLTQDCGACHGLYLTGGLGPALTPQALAGQSRDSLIATVTDGRPTRAMPGWAPLLSTDDIAWLVDRLLQGSPAP, from the coding sequence ATGCAAGCATCAATAATCGGTACCGCCATGGCGCTGCTCCTGCTGATTGCCACACGGGCAGCCGCGACACCCGACGCTGCCCGCCTTGAGCACCTGCTGACCCAGGACTGTGGCGCCTGCCACGGCCTCTACCTCACCGGCGGCCTGGGCCCGGCGCTGACGCCCCAGGCCTTGGCCGGGCAAAGCCGCGACAGCTTGATCGCCACCGTCACTGACGGCCGCCCCACCCGCGCGATGCCGGGCTGGGCGCCATTGCTCAGCACGGACGACATCGCCTGGCTGGTCGACCGCCTCTTGCAAGGAAGCCCGGCACCATGA
- a CDS encoding carboxymuconolactone decarboxylase family protein → MQPRTDFYTASPDAMKAMLALEAAVGKLSIELPLLELIRLRVSQINGCAFCLDMHTADARKGGETERRLYTLSAWRETPFFTPRERAALAWAESLTLISHTHAPDEDFNALAAEFNAQEQIDLSVAIATINSWNRLAVGFRKMPK, encoded by the coding sequence ATGCAACCCCGTACCGACTTCTACACCGCTTCGCCCGACGCCATGAAAGCCATGCTCGCCCTGGAAGCCGCCGTCGGCAAACTGTCCATCGAGCTGCCTCTGTTGGAACTGATCCGCCTGCGGGTCTCCCAGATCAACGGCTGTGCCTTCTGCCTGGACATGCACACCGCCGATGCGCGCAAGGGCGGGGAAACCGAGCGCCGCCTGTACACCTTGTCAGCCTGGCGGGAGACGCCGTTTTTCACCCCACGTGAACGCGCTGCACTGGCCTGGGCCGAGAGCCTGACGCTGATCAGCCACACCCATGCACCGGACGAAGATTTCAATGCACTGGCCGCCGAGTTCAACGCCCAGGAGCAGATCGACCTGAGCGTGGCCATCGCCACTATCAACAGCTGGAACCGCTTGGCGGTGGGGTTTCGCAAAATGCCCAAGTAA
- a CDS encoding CbbQ/NirQ/NorQ/GpvN family protein, protein MTEPFYQPLANEQQLFEHAWHHRMPVLIKGPTGCGKTRFVQHMAHRLNLALYTVACHDDLSAADLVGRHLIGTQGTWWQDGPLTRAVREGGICYLDEVVEARQDTAVVLHPVADDRRELYLERTGEVVKAPPSFMLVVSYNPGYQNLLKGMKPSTRQRFVAMRFDYPAAELETHIVAREAQVDTALAGEVVRLGRALRRLDQHDLEEVASTRLLIFTARLIAAGMPPRDACLACLAQALSDDPHTVAALMDVVDVHFA, encoded by the coding sequence ATGACTGAGCCTTTCTATCAACCGCTGGCCAACGAACAGCAGCTGTTTGAACACGCCTGGCACCACCGTATGCCGGTGCTGATCAAGGGCCCCACCGGCTGCGGCAAAACCCGTTTCGTGCAGCACATGGCGCACCGTCTCAACCTGGCGCTGTACACCGTGGCCTGCCACGACGACTTGAGCGCCGCCGACCTGGTGGGTCGCCATCTCATCGGCACCCAGGGCACCTGGTGGCAGGACGGCCCACTGACCCGCGCCGTGCGCGAAGGCGGCATCTGCTACCTGGACGAAGTGGTGGAAGCGCGCCAGGACACCGCCGTGGTGCTGCACCCGGTGGCCGATGATCGCCGCGAGTTGTACCTGGAACGCACCGGTGAGGTGGTCAAGGCACCGCCGTCGTTCATGCTGGTGGTGTCCTATAACCCCGGTTACCAGAACCTGCTCAAGGGCATGAAACCCAGCACTCGCCAGCGCTTTGTCGCCATGCGTTTCGACTACCCGGCGGCGGAACTGGAAACGCACATCGTGGCTCGTGAGGCCCAGGTGGACACCGCGCTGGCGGGTGAGGTCGTGCGGTTGGGCCGGGCCTTGCGCCGTCTCGACCAACACGACCTGGAGGAGGTTGCCTCCACACGCCTGCTGATCTTCACCGCCCGCCTGATCGCTGCGGGCATGCCGCCGCGCGACGCCTGCCTGGCGTGCCTGGCCCAAGCCCTGAGTGATGACCCTCACACCGTCGCGGCGCTGATGGACGTGGTGGATGTGCACTTTGCCTGA
- a CDS encoding TonB-dependent siderophore receptor, whose translation MVLRFRPVVTSRLALGLLLSGGIGNSLAESLELPAVNVQGQDESGYRVDTASVGGFNEAPLLDTPASITVLNATLIKDQQARLLSEVLRNDASVGDSYAPIGYYENFVVRGFSLNAASSYKINGRTITGEQNVALENKQQVEVLKGLAGLQSGISEPSGVINYVTKRPEDVRSVTVSSDDRGSGYIATDVGGWFGSEQQLGLRANVAHEDLNSYVEHANGQRDFVSLAFDWNISPDAVLKLDAEYQNKQQRSVPGYQLLGGTEVPHDASPKKLLGHQSGSKQVGIDSLNLNGSFEYRFSDQWKGSVSAARSKVVIDDYSAFAWGGDTSGVGNTFTPQGNYDIYDYRSPDDTRRDDEVQAAMTGLFDTAGLGHELTFGTSAFRRVIDKRKAVNEWLGSGNIDADAPTFAPADVLLNPSHRSLDSRQYGLFVTDRIRFNEQWQTLLGGREVRLDEQAFDSTGDETRHTRQYVFLPQASLIYKPIESISLYTSYSKGLSLGGTAPWFASNADDTLAPTTSRQIEAGVKYDWRRISFAAAVFQTRQAYQYAKPDGAGNFTYVQQGEQKNTGLELSANGWATERLQIATSVAAIRARVSGSGTPAYEEHQAINVPKLRASVYADYALPWFNGLAVLGGVQYSAKKYANRSGNVEVGDYAVVNVGSRYTSRVEGYETVFRLSVDNLFDKRYWRDAGEYMGDDYLFQGAPLTARLSASVNF comes from the coding sequence ATGGTTTTGCGTTTTCGTCCTGTCGTCACGTCACGTTTGGCCCTCGGCCTGCTGCTCAGCGGTGGGATCGGCAACAGCCTCGCGGAAAGCCTCGAACTGCCGGCGGTGAACGTCCAGGGCCAGGATGAATCGGGTTATCGCGTGGACACCGCCTCCGTCGGCGGCTTCAATGAGGCGCCACTGCTGGATACCCCGGCGTCGATCACCGTGCTCAACGCCACCCTGATCAAGGACCAGCAGGCGCGCCTGCTCAGCGAAGTGCTGCGCAACGACGCGTCGGTGGGCGACAGCTACGCGCCGATTGGCTACTACGAGAACTTCGTGGTGCGCGGGTTCTCGCTGAACGCGGCCAGCAGCTACAAGATCAACGGGCGCACCATCACTGGCGAGCAGAACGTCGCCCTGGAAAACAAGCAGCAAGTCGAAGTGCTCAAGGGCCTGGCGGGCCTGCAAAGCGGGATTTCAGAGCCCAGCGGCGTGATCAACTACGTGACCAAGCGCCCGGAAGATGTGCGCTCGGTGACGGTCTCCAGCGATGATCGTGGCAGCGGCTATATCGCCACCGACGTTGGCGGCTGGTTTGGCAGCGAGCAGCAATTGGGCTTGCGCGCCAACGTGGCCCATGAGGACCTCAATTCCTACGTGGAACACGCCAACGGCCAGCGCGACTTTGTGTCCCTGGCCTTCGACTGGAACATCAGCCCGGACGCCGTGCTGAAACTCGACGCCGAATACCAGAACAAGCAGCAACGCTCGGTGCCGGGTTACCAATTGCTCGGTGGCACCGAAGTGCCCCATGACGCCTCACCGAAGAAGCTGCTGGGCCATCAGAGCGGGTCCAAACAGGTCGGCATCGACTCGCTGAACCTCAACGGCAGTTTCGAGTACCGCTTCAGCGATCAGTGGAAAGGCAGTGTCAGCGCGGCGCGCAGCAAGGTGGTGATTGATGATTACAGTGCGTTTGCGTGGGGCGGTGACACCAGCGGTGTCGGCAATACCTTCACCCCGCAGGGCAATTACGACATCTACGACTACCGCAGCCCCGACGACACCCGCCGCGACGATGAAGTCCAGGCCGCCATGACCGGCCTGTTCGACACCGCCGGGCTGGGCCATGAACTGACCTTCGGCACCAGCGCATTTCGCCGGGTGATCGACAAGCGCAAGGCCGTCAACGAGTGGCTCGGCAGCGGCAACATCGACGCCGACGCGCCGACGTTTGCGCCCGCCGACGTCCTGCTGAACCCAAGCCACCGCAGCCTCGACAGCCGCCAGTACGGCCTGTTCGTCACCGACCGCATTCGCTTCAACGAGCAATGGCAAACCCTGCTCGGCGGCCGCGAAGTGCGCCTGGATGAACAGGCCTTCGACAGCACCGGCGACGAGACCCGCCATACCCGGCAATACGTGTTCCTGCCCCAGGCGTCGTTGATCTACAAGCCGATTGAGAGCATCTCGCTCTACACCAGCTACAGCAAGGGCCTGTCCCTGGGCGGTACCGCGCCGTGGTTCGCCAGCAACGCGGACGACACCCTGGCGCCGACCACCTCACGGCAGATCGAAGCCGGGGTCAAATACGACTGGCGCCGCATCAGCTTCGCCGCTGCCGTGTTCCAGACGCGCCAGGCTTACCAGTACGCCAAGCCGGATGGCGCCGGCAACTTCACCTATGTGCAACAGGGCGAACAGAAAAACACCGGGCTGGAACTGTCGGCCAACGGCTGGGCCACCGAGCGTCTGCAGATCGCCACCAGCGTGGCGGCGATTCGCGCCCGCGTGAGCGGCAGCGGCACGCCGGCCTACGAAGAACACCAGGCGATCAACGTCCCCAAGCTGCGCGCCAGTGTGTACGCCGACTATGCCCTGCCGTGGTTCAACGGCTTGGCCGTGCTGGGCGGCGTGCAATACAGCGCCAAGAAGTACGCCAACCGCAGCGGCAATGTGGAGGTGGGGGATTATGCCGTGGTGAATGTCGGCAGCCGCTACACCAGCCGCGTCGAGGGGTATGAGACGGTATTTCGCCTGAGCGTCGATAATCTGTTCGACAAGCGCTACTGGCGCGACGCGGGCGAATACATGGGCGATGATTACCTGTTCCAGGGCGCGCCGCTGACGGCGCGCCTGAGTGCCTCGGTCAACTTCTGA
- a CDS encoding Crp/Fnr family transcriptional regulator, translating into MLTHPNIVLTLRRHHLFSQLPEKTFQDVCTLANLKRLPNHTPLMHQGDPAERFFLLVSGQIKLHRVTGEGQEHLVEVIHPGQTFAEALLFTQAKTYPVSATALKDCVLVSIEGQHYRRALEDQPKICLAILASMSIHLHQRLKDIDTLTLANASRRVINFMFQERDNLSGDVVLQVPKRLVASKLGIQPETLSRILHRLVDSGLIEVQRRTIRILSEDGLMAYQAN; encoded by the coding sequence ATGCTTACTCATCCCAACATCGTCCTGACCCTGCGCCGTCATCATCTGTTCAGCCAGCTCCCGGAAAAAACCTTCCAGGATGTGTGTACGCTGGCCAATCTCAAGCGCCTGCCCAACCACACCCCGCTGATGCACCAGGGCGACCCGGCCGAGCGGTTCTTCCTGCTGGTCAGCGGCCAGATCAAACTGCACCGCGTCACCGGCGAAGGCCAGGAGCACCTGGTGGAAGTCATCCATCCCGGCCAGACGTTCGCCGAAGCCCTGCTGTTCACCCAGGCCAAGACCTATCCGGTCAGCGCCACCGCGCTCAAGGACTGCGTGCTGGTGAGTATCGAGGGCCAGCACTACCGACGCGCCCTGGAAGACCAACCGAAAATCTGCCTGGCGATCCTGGCCAGCATGAGCATTCATTTGCACCAACGCCTCAAGGACATTGACACCCTGACCCTGGCCAATGCCAGCCGCCGAGTGATCAATTTCATGTTCCAGGAGCGCGACAACCTCAGCGGCGACGTGGTGTTGCAAGTGCCCAAGCGCCTGGTGGCATCGAAGCTGGGCATCCAGCCGGAGACGTTATCGCGGATCCTGCACCGGCTGGTGGACAGTGGCCTGATCGAAGTACAGCGGCGCACCATCCGCATCCTCAGCGAGGACGGGTTAATGGCCTATCAAGCCAACTGA
- a CDS encoding cytochrome C oxidase subunit IV family protein — protein sequence MTAFWGLVACWLGLVGLSVGTVLAGASGGGWAVLLLAVVKAWVIVDGFMELRHAPRRWRALLLGWGWLLVLLVGISVGLIGH from the coding sequence ATGACGGCTTTTTGGGGGTTGGTGGCGTGTTGGCTGGGGTTGGTCGGGTTGAGCGTGGGCACGGTCCTGGCGGGTGCTTCCGGCGGCGGGTGGGCCGTCTTGCTGCTGGCGGTGGTCAAGGCGTGGGTGATTGTCGACGGTTTCATGGAACTGCGGCATGCGCCTCGGCGGTGGCGTGCGCTGCTGTTGGGCTGGGGTTGGCTGCTGGTATTGCTGGTGGGGATATCAGTTGGCTTGATAGGCCATTAA
- a CDS encoding cytochrome c oxidase subunit 3 codes for MCTLPEPRRLPGDLAMWLFILAELTVFALLILAFATARLLAPQVFAEGHAQLDTSTGLAMTLSLLTAGLLAALALQQVRQGCPRRGAGLFVAALLAALLYALIKLAEYGHLAAAGLGMEHSRFFTLYWVLTGFHFLHVLLGMLILGWLALGCWRGGLSVGGVESGVLYWHMVDLVWVVLFPVVYVMG; via the coding sequence ATGTGCACTTTGCCTGAGCCCCGACGCTTGCCTGGGGACCTGGCGATGTGGTTGTTCATCCTCGCCGAACTGACTGTATTTGCGCTGCTGATCCTCGCGTTTGCCACCGCCCGGCTGTTGGCCCCGCAGGTCTTTGCCGAAGGCCATGCGCAGTTGGACACCTCTACCGGGCTGGCGATGACCCTGAGCCTGCTGACCGCCGGGTTGCTCGCGGCATTGGCGCTGCAGCAGGTACGCCAGGGCTGCCCAAGGCGCGGCGCCGGCTTATTCGTGGCGGCGTTGTTGGCGGCGTTGCTGTATGCGCTGATCAAACTGGCCGAGTACGGCCACCTGGCCGCTGCCGGGTTGGGGATGGAGCACAGCCGGTTTTTTACCTTGTACTGGGTACTCACCGGCTTTCATTTCCTGCATGTGCTGCTGGGAATGCTGATTCTGGGGTGGCTGGCGCTGGGCTGTTGGCGTGGGGGCCTCTCGGTCGGTGGCGTGGAGTCCGGCGTGTTGTATTGGCACATGGTCGATCTGGTGTGGGTGGTGTTGTTTCCCGTGGTGTATGTGATGGGGTGA
- a CDS encoding MFS transporter yields MTLKNLLVLAVALLMFPQLAQTLYSPALGDIGQAFAVGPERAGQTLSVYFLAFALGVVVWGRACDHLGRRPVMLAGLTLYACASVLALSVSTFTGLLLAQALAAFGAAVASVVTQTVLRDRFHGPELAQVFSVVGIAMAASPAIGLFSGAVLVQLFGYRGMLCGLLVLVLLLWGWCVWALPETRPASLPATSMHKTVGLMFKDLGIWCSVGLVAVFNIAVFAYYSVAPFIFAQQGLSSAEFGYSGVLLALGSGLGAWLNKALLKRGMNGDQLVLTAAGIAVLGSLLVLTLQHTGLFVLPMLLVVLAFGMAIPNVLGAALMAYRDRLGTAAAVFGLLYYLAIGGGLTLVAWAQDLGWSLLVCAMTALCLATPRVFRS; encoded by the coding sequence ATGACCCTCAAAAATCTACTGGTCCTGGCGGTGGCGTTGCTGATGTTTCCGCAACTGGCCCAAACCCTCTACAGCCCCGCCCTCGGCGATATTGGCCAGGCCTTTGCGGTGGGGCCCGAGCGTGCGGGGCAGACGCTGTCGGTCTATTTCCTGGCCTTTGCCCTGGGTGTTGTGGTGTGGGGGCGGGCGTGTGATCACCTTGGGCGCCGCCCGGTCATGCTGGCCGGGCTGACGCTATACGCGTGCGCGTCGGTGTTGGCCTTGAGCGTCAGCACCTTCACAGGCCTGCTCTTGGCCCAGGCGTTGGCGGCTTTTGGCGCTGCGGTGGCGTCGGTGGTCACGCAAACGGTGTTGCGCGACCGCTTCCATGGGCCGGAACTGGCCCAGGTGTTTTCCGTGGTGGGCATTGCCATGGCCGCCAGCCCGGCGATTGGTTTGTTCAGCGGCGCGGTTTTGGTGCAGTTATTCGGTTATCGCGGCATGCTCTGCGGTTTGTTGGTACTTGTGTTGCTCCTGTGGGGCTGGTGCGTATGGGCCCTGCCGGAAACGCGCCCGGCGTCGCTGCCCGCCACCTCAATGCACAAAACCGTGGGCCTGATGTTCAAGGACTTGGGCATATGGTGTTCGGTCGGGCTGGTGGCGGTATTCAATATTGCCGTGTTCGCTTATTACAGCGTGGCGCCGTTCATCTTCGCGCAACAGGGGTTGTCCTCCGCCGAGTTCGGCTACAGCGGGGTGCTGTTGGCCTTGGGGTCGGGGCTGGGGGCGTGGTTGAACAAAGCGTTGCTCAAGCGGGGGATGAACGGCGATCAGTTGGTACTGACCGCGGCCGGTATCGCCGTATTGGGCAGCCTATTGGTGCTGACGCTGCAACACACAGGGTTATTCGTATTGCCGATGCTGCTGGTGGTGTTGGCGTTCGGCATGGCGATCCCCAACGTGCTCGGGGCCGCGTTGATGGCCTATCGCGACCGTTTGGGCACGGCGGCAGCGGTGTTCGGTTTGTTGTATTACCTGGCGATTGGCGGCGGGCTGACCCTGGTGGCATGGGCGCAAGATCTGGGTTGGAGCTTGCTGGTATGCGCAATGACGGCGCTGTGCCTGGCAACGCCGCGTGTGTTCAGAAGTTGA
- a CDS encoding AraC family transcriptional regulator: MAWLAADASFDPDHLAAPVIGIAALLGDHDSGLHQHQRGQLLFTREGCTRITLDNQLCLLPPTRAAWIPCGLPHRAVMQRTVDYRSVYLSPALARQLPSQVRVIEVSPLLRAVLEPIAMAAFDTDWSRGRYAHLLALCLSEICDAAEQPMLLPLPQDKRLAPLMSSLDTLPPSLQALEQQVGASAKTIGRIFQRETGLGYQQWRQQWRLMRVIELLATGRSISYCAFELGFTSDSALIAFFKHMTGTTPRGYFKAR; the protein is encoded by the coding sequence ATGGCCTGGCTCGCCGCCGACGCATCTTTCGATCCCGACCACCTGGCTGCGCCGGTTATCGGGATCGCTGCCCTCTTGGGTGATCACGATTCCGGGTTGCACCAACACCAGCGTGGGCAGCTGCTGTTCACCCGTGAGGGCTGCACGCGCATCACCCTGGACAACCAGCTGTGCCTGCTGCCACCCACCCGTGCAGCCTGGATCCCCTGCGGGTTGCCGCACCGTGCGGTGATGCAGCGGACCGTGGATTATCGTTCGGTGTACTTGAGCCCTGCATTGGCGCGGCAGTTGCCGTCCCAGGTTCGGGTGATCGAGGTCAGCCCATTGCTGCGGGCGGTGTTGGAGCCGATAGCGATGGCGGCGTTCGATACCGATTGGTCCCGCGGCCGATATGCCCATCTGCTGGCGCTGTGCCTGAGCGAGATCTGCGACGCCGCCGAGCAACCGATGCTGCTGCCCCTGCCCCAGGACAAACGCCTGGCCCCATTGATGAGCAGCCTCGACACCTTGCCGCCCTCGTTGCAGGCCCTGGAACAGCAAGTAGGCGCCAGCGCCAAGACCATCGGCCGGATTTTCCAACGGGAAACCGGCCTGGGGTACCAGCAATGGCGTCAGCAGTGGCGACTGATGCGGGTCATCGAGCTGCTCGCCACCGGGCGCAGTATCAGCTACTGCGCCTTTGAGCTGGGCTTTACCAGCGACAGCGCGTTGATCGCTTTTTTCAAGCACATGACCGGCACCACGCCACGGGGTTATTTCAAAGCCCGTTGA
- the nirS gene encoding nitrite reductase: protein MSQADFDTSKQIYFERCAGCHGVLRKGATGKPLTPDITQARGQAYLEALITYGSPAGMPNWGTSNALTKAQITSMATFIQHTAPTPPEWGMAETLKTWKVLVKPADRPKKQLNMLNLENLFSVTLRDDGKIALVDGDTKQIVKLIDTGYAVHISRISASGRYLLVIGRDAKIDMIDLWPAEPTKVAEIKVGIEARSVETSKFKGYEDTYAIAGSYWPPQFTIMDGETLEPKQIVSTRGMTVDKQEYHPEPRVAAIIASHEWPEFIVNIKETGKVMLVNYQDIKNLTITTIDAAPFLHDGGWDSTHRYFMTAANNSNKVAVIDSRERKLTALVDVGKTPHPGRGANFIHPTYGPVWATSHLGDGGISVIGTDPVKHAQYAWKQVESLKGQGGGSLFIKTHPNSHHLYVDTTLNPDTKLSQSVAVFDINQLDKGYSVLPIAEYSGIKQGALRVVQPEYNKAGDEVWFSVWNGQTEESALVVIDDKTLKLKQVIRDKRLITPTGKFNVYNTQHDIY from the coding sequence ATGAGCCAGGCCGATTTCGATACGTCCAAGCAGATTTATTTCGAACGCTGCGCCGGTTGCCACGGTGTACTGCGCAAAGGCGCCACCGGTAAACCGCTGACGCCGGACATCACCCAGGCCCGTGGCCAGGCCTACCTGGAAGCGCTGATCACCTACGGTTCCCCCGCCGGCATGCCGAACTGGGGCACCTCCAACGCGCTGACCAAAGCACAGATCACCAGCATGGCCACCTTCATCCAGCACACCGCGCCCACGCCGCCGGAATGGGGCATGGCCGAGACCCTGAAGACCTGGAAGGTGCTGGTCAAACCCGCCGACCGACCGAAGAAACAGCTGAACATGCTCAACCTGGAAAACCTGTTTTCCGTGACCCTGCGCGACGACGGCAAGATCGCCCTGGTCGATGGCGACACCAAGCAGATCGTCAAGCTCATCGACACCGGCTACGCCGTGCACATCTCGCGGATCTCGGCGTCGGGGCGCTACCTGCTGGTGATCGGCCGCGACGCCAAGATCGACATGATCGACCTGTGGCCAGCCGAGCCGACCAAGGTCGCCGAAATCAAGGTGGGCATCGAAGCGCGCTCGGTAGAGACGTCCAAGTTCAAAGGCTATGAAGACACGTATGCGATTGCCGGTTCCTATTGGCCGCCGCAGTTCACCATCATGGACGGCGAAACCCTGGAGCCCAAACAGATCGTCTCGACCCGCGGCATGACCGTGGACAAGCAGGAGTACCACCCCGAACCGCGCGTGGCGGCGATCATTGCCTCCCATGAATGGCCGGAATTTATCGTCAACATCAAGGAAACCGGCAAGGTGATGCTGGTTAATTACCAGGACATCAAGAACCTCACCATCACCACCATCGACGCCGCGCCGTTCCTGCATGACGGCGGTTGGGACAGCACCCATCGCTACTTCATGACCGCTGCGAACAATTCCAACAAGGTCGCGGTGATCGACTCCAGGGAGCGCAAGCTCACCGCCCTGGTGGACGTGGGCAAGACCCCACACCCAGGGCGTGGCGCCAATTTTATCCACCCCACCTATGGGCCGGTGTGGGCCACCAGCCACCTGGGCGACGGCGGCATTTCGGTGATCGGTACCGACCCGGTCAAGCACGCGCAGTACGCCTGGAAACAGGTCGAATCGCTCAAGGGCCAAGGCGGTGGTTCGCTGTTTATCAAGACCCATCCCAACTCCCATCACCTGTACGTCGACACCACCCTGAACCCCGACACCAAGCTGAGCCAATCGGTGGCGGTGTTCGACATAAACCAGTTGGACAAGGGCTACAGCGTACTGCCGATCGCCGAGTATTCGGGGATCAAGCAAGGCGCGCTGCGCGTGGTGCAACCTGAATACAACAAGGCCGGTGACGAGGTGTGGTTCTCGGTGTGGAACGGCCAGACCGAAGAGTCGGCGCTGGTGGTGATCGACGACAAGACCTTGAAGCTCAAGCAGGTGATCAGGGACAAGCGCCTGATCACGCCCACCGGAAAATTCAATGTCTACAACACCCAACACGACATTTATTGA
- a CDS encoding c-type cytochrome: MKNRLLALLVSAAALSLQPALAQDGLALFNSKPCAACHSVDSKRVGPALKDVAQKNTGVKDAATTLASHIKNGTQGNWGPIPMPPNPVTDDEAKVLAEWILSLK; encoded by the coding sequence ATGAAAAATAGGCTCCTGGCACTGCTGGTATCCGCCGCCGCGCTCAGCCTGCAACCGGCGCTGGCGCAAGACGGCCTGGCATTGTTCAACAGCAAACCCTGCGCCGCCTGCCACAGCGTCGACAGCAAGCGGGTCGGCCCGGCGTTGAAAGACGTCGCGCAAAAGAACACCGGTGTGAAGGACGCCGCCACCACCCTGGCCAGCCATATCAAGAACGGCACCCAGGGCAATTGGGGGCCTATCCCGATGCCGCCGAACCCGGTGACGGACGACGAAGCCAAGGTGTTGGCCGAGTGGATCCTGAGCCTGAAATAA